AGATGAACGAACATGGGCCAGAATATTACTTTGTTGATGGTCCTCCATACTGTTCAGGAGCAATACACTTAGGAACTGCATGGAACAAGATAATTAAAGATACTGTATTGAGATTTAAGAGGATGCAAGGATACAATGTTTTAGACAAAGCAGGATGGGACATGCACGGATTACCAATAGAAGTTAAGGTTGAGAATGAGTTTGGAATAAAAAACAAAAAAGAGATAGAAACAAAAATTGGAACAGAAAACTTCATTGAAAAATGTAAAGAATTCGCTTTGAAACACAAAGAAATAATGGAAGGGCAATTTAAAAACTTGGGAGTTTGGTTGGATTGGGAAAACGCATACATGCCAATAACAAAAGAATATATGGAGATTGGATGGTGGACATTAAAAAAGGCACATGAAAAAGGTTTATTAACAAAGGACTTGAGAGTTGGATATTGGTGTCCAAGATGTGAGACATCATTGGCAGAGCATGAGGTTAGAGGGGAATATAAGGAAGTTTCCGACCCGTCCGTGTATGTTAAATTCAAAGTTAAGGATAAAGAGAATGAATACATTGTCATTTGGACAACAACACCATGGACATTACCTTCAAACTTAGCAGTTGCTGTGCATCCAGAGTATGACTATGCATATGTTGAGGTTGAATTTGAAGATAGAAAGGAGACATGGATTATTGCAGAGAAGTTAGTTGAGGACGTAATGAAAAAAGCAAAGAAACAAAACAACATAAAATCCTACAAGATAATAAAGACAGTTAAAGGTAAGGATTTAGAAGGAATAAAATACATCCACCCATTGTTGGAGGAGAACGAAAGGCAAAAAGAATTTGCTGAATTGAAAAATGCCCACACCATCATCTTAGGAGAGCATGTTACATTAGAGGGAGGAACTGGGCTTGTCCATACCGCTCCAGGACATGGGGAAGAGGACTTTGAAGTTGGGAAAAAGTATGGGTTGCCAATATATTCACCAATAGACGATGAAGGTAAATATGTTGAAGGAAAATGGAAAGGAATCTTTGTTAAAGATGCAGACAATGATATAATTGAAACACTCAAAAATAAAGGGCTCTTAGTATTTGCAGGAAAGATAAAACACAGCTACCCACACTGTTGGAGATGTAAAACCCCATTATTGTTTAGGGCTACAGAACAGTGGTATCTCTCAATTTCAAAAATTAAAGATGATATTATTAAGCACGCTAAAACCGTTGACTGGGTTCCAAAGTGGGTTGAGACAAGGTATATAAATGGAGTTAAATTCGTTGGAGATTGGAACATATCAAGGCAAAGATATTGGGGAATCCCAATCCCAGTTTGGGTTTGTGAGAAGTGTGGGAATTATGTTGTTATAGGTAGTGTTGAGGAGTTAAAAGAGAGAATGATTAATGACGTTGAGTTGGATGACTTGCATAAACCAACAGTAGATAAAGTTATATTAAGATGTGAATGTGGAGGAGAGATGAAGAGAATTCCAGATGTCTTAGATGTGTGGTTTGACTCTGGATTGGCTCCTTACGCATCAATTGGAGCAAAAGAACTTAAAAAAGCGGACTTCATCACAGAGGGGCATGACCAAGTTACAAAGTGGTTCTATTCACAACATGCATTAAGTGCAGTTGTATTTGGAGATGTTCCTTACAAAAAATGTCTCATGCATGGGTTTACCTTAGATGAGAAAGGAGACAAGATGAGTAAAAGCTTAGGAAATATAGTTAATCCAGATGATGTTGTTGAAAAATATGGGGCAGATTTGTTGAGGTTCTACTTACTCAGTGCAAATAAGGTTTGGGAAGATTTAAGGTTTGTCTGGGATGAGATGGATGATGTAAGGAGTATGTTCAACACATTGTGGAACTCCTATGCATTCGCTGTAAATTACATGGTGTTGGATGACTTTAAGCCAAATGATGAGTATATGAAGTATTTGAGAGATGAAGACAGATGGATTATAAGCAAAATAAATTCAGTCGTGAAGGACTGCATAGAAGCATTAGAAATTCCTCACCTCCACACATACACATGGAAAATAAAAGACTTCATTTTGAATGATTTGAGTAGATGGTATATAAGGTTGATTAGAGACAGAACATGGAAAGAGAAAAACGATACTGATAAATTGGCAGCATATCAAACACTATACTATGTGTTAATGAAATTAATAACAATCATGGCTCCAGTTGCTCCGCACATAAGCGAGGAGATTTACCAAAACTTGAAAACAGAGGACATGCCAGAGAGCATATTCATGAACAGAATTACTGTTGATGAAAAGTTTATTGATAAGAAATTAGAGGAAGAAATGGAAATTGTTAGGGACATAGTTGATGCTATATTGAGAGGAAGAGATAAAGCAAAATACACATTGAGATATCCAATAAAGAAAATAACTATAACTGGAGACATTGAGGAAACAGTTAAAAAATACGCCCACATAATAAAAGAGCAAGGAAACGTAAAAGAAATTGAAATTGGAGAGTTTGAGGGCAACTTAATTGTCAAGCCAAACTACAGAGAGTTGGGTAAAGCATATAGAAGTGATGTTCCAAAGGTCGTAGCAATCATCAACAAATTCGACCCAAGAGAGTTGAGAGAAAAACTTAAGGATGGAGAGATTGAAGTTGATGGCTACATCATAAAACCAGAATACGTTGAGTTTAGAATGGAGATTCCAGAAAACATTATTGGAATGGAATTCTCAAAAGGAAACGTCTTCATAGACATTGAAATGAGCCCAGAGTTAATAAGGGAAGGGTTGATGAGGGAAGTTATAAGAAGAATCCAGGCAATGAGGAAAGATATGGACTTAGATATTGAGGAGAAGATAAAAGTAAAAATGGAAGGAATTGAATTTAGTGAAGAAATGCTAAAAGAAATTGAGAAGGAAGTTAGGGGGAAATTTGTTGAAGAGATAAAGGCAGATTATGAACAAGAATGGGAAATAAAAACACCAAACGGAGAGAAATACAAAGTTAAAATTAGCATTGAAAGAATCGAAAAATAAATAATTCCAACCTCCTATTTTTTGACCTATCAAAGTTAAATCCCCAAAAAGTAGGAGATTAAATTTCTATAAGCCATAATCATCGCTTCCAGCACAGATATACCATTATTCTTTGCATAAGAATAAATTAACCAATCAAAGGGTTCAATAAAAGCAGCAACCCCAATAAATGTCAAAGATAACAAGAGCATGGCTATTAAAATAAATTTATTCTTTCTATTTTTTTGATTTATTATTGGCAAGATATGATTTGCAGATTCAATACCAAGCACTATAGCCAATGCAAACCCAGCAAACTCAAAAACCCCATGTGGAACTATTGCAACTATATCACTCAACTGTATATTAACCCGTTCTGGTTATCCGCTACTTTTAAAACATACGAAACTGTCGTAGCGGATAACCTTCCAGCCTCCCATCTTCATTGGCTGGCTTTCGGGGGGAACGGAAACTCCCCACATCTTCAAGGCTCTCAACAGTCTCCATTCGGGCTTAAGACCCCACATATCGGAGACTGTACTGTCATAAATAATTAATATTTCATGATATATAAAAATTACGCTACTCGAAAATACACAAACTTTGCGCTTGTTGCTATCTATGAAACAGCCCACGAACCCAGTTATTGGATTTATAACTACAATTAAATAAAACAGCAGCAATGTCCTTAAATATTCTTTAAAATTACTCAAATCCTTCGAAATTTCTTTTTTATACAAATGAGATACTAAAACAAATGCAGAAACTATAATTAAGCATGCTGATGCATTGTTTATAAAATAAGATAGCACTATAGAATAATAACTAACACCCATCTTAGAAGAAACTGCAGATGAAACTACATGAAATTTAGCAGTTCCAACTTCACTCACAACCTCTACTGGCTCGTATAATATATTGCTTATCAACTTCCCAATAGATAGCGAAAATAAAAAACCTACCCAACACATTACATACGTTACTATAAATTTTAACTTGGTGTTTAACTCTAAAAACCTCTCAAATAAATTTTCTATAAATTCTATTCTTATTCCAAAACCCAAAATCTCCCCCTTCATTTAAAATTTGTAATTGCAAAAATGAAAATTAAAAAATTTCAAAAAAGTAGAGAGGTTTTATATCAATTTTATAGGTCTTATAGCACCACAAGCCATACATTTGAGCATATGTATTCTTCCTTCTTTGATGATTTTTGTATCTGGTTTTCCACACTCATGGCACAAAACATATTCCTTCAAGAAATCTTGGATTTTTGAGTTTACTAAATAACCACTAAATCTACCCTGCAAAACTAACCTTGTTCCTTCAAGATCTCCAGCAGTACCAAGTTCTTTCATAATATACTTTGCAAAGTAGTTTACATCCCTATCGATTAATTTAGCAATTTCTTTGAAGTTTCTGATTATTGTCCTACTACCTTCAACAAAGACCTCTGCTTCAGGAATCTCAAACCTCGCATCTTTAAATACATCTTCTGGAAGTTGTTCCCTTGCCCTCTTCAATAATGCCTCGTAATCATAATAATCAATACTCATCCTATCACCTCAAAATGAAATTGTTCCTCTTAATATATAAATTTAAGGTAGCCACGTCTTTTCATCCTTTATTTTCTCAGGTAAATACGTATCAACAACATATTTTAAACCATATTTTGCAAGAGACTGCTGTTCTGCCCTTACCTTCATATCTAACATTTGCTTTAATGCTTTTTGCCATTCAGGGAAGGATTTTACAAAGTCATCATTCTTTAACCCATCCTTTATCCTCTTAATATCCTGTTCCTTCAATGGGTGCGTTGGTAGGTCATAATCAATAATATCTTGAGGAGTTACACCAATCAACCTTGCAGAAGGAACTGCAAGTTTATCTGCCAAGTGCACTGCCTTACCACTACCAACCTTCAATGTCCTGTAAATATTCAAATACCCGTAAGGGTCACCGTCGGTAAATACTAAAACTGGGATATCATGTTCCTCATTCAATCTCTTTATAAATCTCCTTGTTGCCCTTGCTGGAACCCCCTTCAATGAAACTAAGATACAATTGTGTTTATCCCAAAACTTCTCGGCATTCAACCTTGCGAACATACCCGCAGTTTCTATTGCCAATATAAAGTCAGCATTTGTCTCAAATTCCAACCTTGTTACGTCATTAGGTATGTTGTATGCTCCAGTTCCTAATTTTGTACAATCCACTTTAATCTCTTCCCCTTCTGGGGTTCTATCAATTATTTTTAATGGTCCAACGACTGCCGAACCATCCTCTTCTGGAATAAATCCAAGATCCTCTCTTAGCACATCCAATGCCGCCTCTAAATCCTCAATAACGTTATTTGATGGTTGTTGGTCATCAAATCTTGCCTCTCCCCAATTTTTGGAAACATAATATGCTTCCCTAAGTGTTGAGAAGTCATTTGAATCTAAGAGTTGCTTTGAAAATTCTAACATCTTCACTGTTTGAGCAAAGATTTTTGCCTGATTCACAGTTAAGGTCCTTTCTTTTTCTTTACCCATCAACATGAAAGTTCCTGTTTCAGAGTCAAATCTCGCGTTGGTTAAACTTCTGATGGGTAGTTTGATCTTTGGTCTCTTACCTTTTAAAAGATCCTCATACATTTTATTTGCCAACTCTAAAATCTTTTTTCTTGCTATTTCTCTTGATTTTGAAATTACCATTATTTCACCACAATAAAAATTTTAAATGAGATAAATTAAAACCAATAAATTTTTATATTAAAATCTCTTCTTAATTAATTATTATATTGTATATTGATTGATACAACCCTATCACTTAAATTAATATAAATTGAAAAATTCTTTTCTCTGTTTTATTTAGGTGGTTTAATAAATTTACCTAAATAACCTCATAAAAAATATAAAAGCAAATAATAAATATATTCTCACTAAAATTATAACTTAATATTTATATTAATTTTTATCGGCATAACACATACCAAAATACATACATAACAACCTACTATAAATCTACAATTACAATGGAGGTTGGATCTTGAAATTCTTAAAAAATATTATTGAAAATGATGATTTCTCATATGAGAACGAGCCATTATCTGATGTAGATAAAGAATTATTGGAATTATTGGAACAAGCAAAGGCCAGAATAACAGTAGTAGGTTGTGGAGGGGCTGGAAACAATACAATAAATAGATTAACCTCTGAAGGTATTGAAGGGGCAAAAACTGTTGCTATTAACACTGATGCTCAACAATTATTAAAAACAAAGGCAGATAAAAAAATATTGATTGGTAGAAATTTAACAAGAGGGCTTGGTGCTGGTGGAAATCCAAAAATAGGTGAAGAATCAGCAAAAGAAAACGCAGAAGACATAAAGAACGAATTACAAGGGGCAGACATGGTGTTTATAACTTGTGGATTAGGCGGAGGAACGGGAACCGGTTCTGCCCCAGTTGTTGCAGAGATATCTAAGAAATTAGGGGCATTAACAGTTGCAATAGTAACACTACCATTCTCAATGGAAGGACAAATAAGGATGCAAAATGCGTTAGAAGGGTTAAATAAATTAAAAAATGTAGCGGATACAATAGTTGTCATTCCAAACGACAAATTGTTGGAAATAGTGCCAAACATCCCATTAAAAACAGCATTCAAAGTAGCTGATGAAGTCCTTATAAACTCTGTTAGAGGATTAGTTGAACTCATCACAAAAGATGGTCTCATAAACGTTGACTTCGCTGATGTCAGGGCAGTT
The sequence above is a segment of the Methanotorris igneus Kol 5 genome. Coding sequences within it:
- a CDS encoding DNA topoisomerase IV subunit A: MVISKSREIARKKILELANKMYEDLLKGKRPKIKLPIRSLTNARFDSETGTFMLMGKEKERTLTVNQAKIFAQTVKMLEFSKQLLDSNDFSTLREAYYVSKNWGEARFDDQQPSNNVIEDLEAALDVLREDLGFIPEEDGSAVVGPLKIIDRTPEGEEIKVDCTKLGTGAYNIPNDVTRLEFETNADFILAIETAGMFARLNAEKFWDKHNCILVSLKGVPARATRRFIKRLNEEHDIPVLVFTDGDPYGYLNIYRTLKVGSGKAVHLADKLAVPSARLIGVTPQDIIDYDLPTHPLKEQDIKRIKDGLKNDDFVKSFPEWQKALKQMLDMKVRAEQQSLAKYGLKYVVDTYLPEKIKDEKTWLP
- the ftsZ gene encoding cell division protein FtsZ, whose translation is MKFLKNIIENDDFSYENEPLSDVDKELLELLEQAKARITVVGCGGAGNNTINRLTSEGIEGAKTVAINTDAQQLLKTKADKKILIGRNLTRGLGAGGNPKIGEESAKENAEDIKNELQGADMVFITCGLGGGTGTGSAPVVAEISKKLGALTVAIVTLPFSMEGQIRMQNALEGLNKLKNVADTIVVIPNDKLLEIVPNIPLKTAFKVADEVLINSVRGLVELITKDGLINVDFADVRAVMSNGGMAMIGIGESDSEKRAKEAVMNALNCPLLDVEIDGATGALIHVIGPEDLTLDEAKEVVGTVSERLDPKATIIWGATIDENLENTIQVLLVVTGAKPKSEFGLKQTKKSLIDIPKI
- the ileS gene encoding isoleucine--tRNA ligase, with protein sequence MKQVKSVNFRELDKKIKKFWEENKIYEKVKKMNEHGPEYYFVDGPPYCSGAIHLGTAWNKIIKDTVLRFKRMQGYNVLDKAGWDMHGLPIEVKVENEFGIKNKKEIETKIGTENFIEKCKEFALKHKEIMEGQFKNLGVWLDWENAYMPITKEYMEIGWWTLKKAHEKGLLTKDLRVGYWCPRCETSLAEHEVRGEYKEVSDPSVYVKFKVKDKENEYIVIWTTTPWTLPSNLAVAVHPEYDYAYVEVEFEDRKETWIIAEKLVEDVMKKAKKQNNIKSYKIIKTVKGKDLEGIKYIHPLLEENERQKEFAELKNAHTIILGEHVTLEGGTGLVHTAPGHGEEDFEVGKKYGLPIYSPIDDEGKYVEGKWKGIFVKDADNDIIETLKNKGLLVFAGKIKHSYPHCWRCKTPLLFRATEQWYLSISKIKDDIIKHAKTVDWVPKWVETRYINGVKFVGDWNISRQRYWGIPIPVWVCEKCGNYVVIGSVEELKERMINDVELDDLHKPTVDKVILRCECGGEMKRIPDVLDVWFDSGLAPYASIGAKELKKADFITEGHDQVTKWFYSQHALSAVVFGDVPYKKCLMHGFTLDEKGDKMSKSLGNIVNPDDVVEKYGADLLRFYLLSANKVWEDLRFVWDEMDDVRSMFNTLWNSYAFAVNYMVLDDFKPNDEYMKYLRDEDRWIISKINSVVKDCIEALEIPHLHTYTWKIKDFILNDLSRWYIRLIRDRTWKEKNDTDKLAAYQTLYYVLMKLITIMAPVAPHISEEIYQNLKTEDMPESIFMNRITVDEKFIDKKLEEEMEIVRDIVDAILRGRDKAKYTLRYPIKKITITGDIEETVKKYAHIIKEQGNVKEIEIGEFEGNLIVKPNYRELGKAYRSDVPKVVAIINKFDPRELREKLKDGEIEVDGYIIKPEYVEFRMEIPENIIGMEFSKGNVFIDIEMSPELIREGLMREVIRRIQAMRKDMDLDIEEKIKVKMEGIEFSEEMLKEIEKEVRGKFVEEIKADYEQEWEIKTPNGEKYKVKISIERIEK
- a CDS encoding translation initiation factor IF-2 subunit beta produces the protein MSIDYYDYEALLKRAREQLPEDVFKDARFEIPEAEVFVEGSRTIIRNFKEIAKLIDRDVNYFAKYIMKELGTAGDLEGTRLVLQGRFSGYLVNSKIQDFLKEYVLCHECGKPDTKIIKEGRIHMLKCMACGAIRPIKLI